A stretch of the Streptosporangium sp. NBC_01755 genome encodes the following:
- a CDS encoding Lrp/AsnC family transcriptional regulator has protein sequence MDRRLLHELAEDARIPNNTLAGRVGIAPSTCSLRLRRLREIGAIRGFYADIAPEALGLPIQAMIAVRVQPTARSRIGEMTAKLAALPGVLNVYFLAGSVDFLIQVTAASPDALREFVTLHLSASREYASTETSLVFQHIRSGLPG, from the coding sequence GTGGATCGACGGCTGCTCCATGAGCTGGCCGAGGACGCGCGCATCCCGAACAACACGCTCGCCGGCCGAGTCGGGATCGCTCCATCGACGTGCTCGCTGAGGTTGAGACGCCTGCGTGAGATCGGAGCAATCCGTGGCTTCTACGCCGACATCGCCCCTGAGGCCCTCGGCCTGCCGATCCAGGCCATGATTGCCGTGCGCGTGCAACCAACTGCGCGCTCCCGCATCGGTGAGATGACCGCCAAGCTGGCCGCACTGCCAGGAGTGCTGAACGTCTACTTCCTGGCGGGATCGGTGGACTTCCTGATCCAGGTGACGGCCGCGTCGCCCGACGCGCTGCGCGAGTTCGTCACGCTACACCTCAGCGCCTCACGGGAGTATGCCTCGACTGAGACCAGCCTGGTCTTCCAGCACATCCGCAGCGGGCTTCCCGGCTAG